In Muribaculum gordoncarteri, the genomic window GGGGTCGCGAGTTCGAATCCCGCCACCCCGACAACCTTGTAACGGGCTGAAATACATTGTATTTCAGCCCGTTTTTTTATGTCCGTTCGCAAATCATTGCGTGACATTTTTATTGGGCAGCTAACGCAGCCCGTGGGGGTTGGGGGAGGGCGCGATGTGACCTCACGCTGCACGCACCTAAAGGCGCATTTGCATGAGGCTAACTCTATTGAGCAGCTACGCAGCTCTTGCGCTAACGCGGGGATTTGCTCGTGGAGAGCGTAGGATGACGACTGGATGGCGGATTGCATAAACCTGCTCCTTCATTGACAAGCACAAGAAGGGCTGCGACGCAATTAACGTTGCGGCGCAGCCCGTTTTACTTCACAATTCAGTAGCTCGATGCTGTCGGCTTAATGTTGGCCTGATTCTTCGTTGCCTTTTTTGAGGCCGAGTTTGTATTCGATGATGAATGATATTATCAATGATGCTCCACCGAAGATGAACAAGCAGCAGGAATAGATTACGCTTGTGTAGGTTGAAAGCCACCATTTGTCGGCATTAAAATAGTCGGGAATTGTGTAGATGCACATTATGTAACCAACCAATATTCCTAATCCGCATCCAAACAGGAGGCATCCCCATCTTAGTGCATTGAATTTTATAGGAGTCGAGCCGTAGTTGATTATCGGAAGGTTGACGATAGGCTGCCCTTCGGATTTACATTCTGCTAATCGGGCCATGTTCTCGACGAGGATTAGTCGCTCTTTGCGACATACAAATAGTTGAATGATTTTAAAGATTCCGTAGAATACAATTGCTGTGATAGCCTGTGGAATGATGAAATTGAAATCCATAACTGTAATTATTTTTTGAGTTGTTAAAAATTATTTGTTTTCGTTGTTGTATTCGGTTAGACGCAGCTTGTATTGAAAGGTTACACTTTCTGTCAAAAAATTTCATGATGAAAAAAAATTTTGCGATTTTTGTAACCTAAGTTTCAACCATGCGTCTAAAGGGATGTAATGCGCGATAATGAGTCACATATAATAGATGAGATACTTAACGGACGCACGTTTCGCTACGAATATTTCGTGGGAACTTATAGCCGTCAAGTGTTTGCTACTATTGTACGCATCATCGACAAGCCTGAGGATGCCGAGGAGCTTACTCAAGATGTGTTCATGAAGGCATTTGAGAATTTGTCGAGCTTTAACGGCAAGAGCACTTTTGCCACATGGTTGTACCGCATTGCCTACAATACGGCCATTTCGGCTGCACGCAGGTCGGTGCCTGTTGAGTCGCTTATCGACGACCGGCAGTTGACGCTTATTTCCGATAATGCTGTCGACGAGGCTCTCGATGACGACAGTGAGGAGCAAATTGAAAAGTTGAACGATGCAATTGCGCGGCTTTCGGCCGATGAACGTGCGTTGGTCAATATGTTTTACATGGAGGAGCAGTCGGTCAGCGACATTGCCTACATAACCGGACTTTCGGTGCCGAATGCCAAGACCAAGCTCCACCGGGTAAGAAAGAAATTGTATTTGTTAATGACTGAAACGAAGAAGTTATGACAGGAAAGACACATGACAACCCGGCTAAAGCCGGTGGCCTTAAGCAAGGCGACAAGGCTATTCGCAAGGCATTGAGCGGCAAAACGCTTGAGGCTAAGCTGCCTACAAACTTTACATACACTACGATGAATCGTGTGCAGGAGTTGTCGCGACGCATGGAGCGCAGGAGCGACCGCCGTACATTCATCGTATCTATAATAATAGCAGTGGCATTCCTGGCTTTAGGGGTCCTGACTATACTCCGATTCTATGGAGCGTCGCTTAAAAGTGAGTTTTTAGGAGTTTTCAGCAATGTTACCGTAGATATGCCGTCGATGTCGGATAATTTCCGTGAGTTCGGTGAAAGTCTTAGCCGAATACCGGTGATTTTCATCATGGCATTCGGCGTCATGGCTGTTTTGCTTATACTTGACAAGGTGATGCGCAATGTCATTGCGCGTAAATACGGTACTCGCCGATAGGGGGGCCTTGGATGCCGCTTATTCGGGATTTTTTGGCCCGCGACGACGATGGTAGTAGCGTCGTTTCTTAGGCTTTGGCTGGGTTGCGGCGGCCTCGGCAGACTTGTCGGTCGCTGCCGGTTTTACGGGATTCTGCGGCTGTGAGTCGCTCTTGGGATGATTGTTTTCAGTCGGACGGTTGTTTTGAGGCTGTCGCGGCTTTCTGTCACGTGAATGACCTGAGCGTGACTTGCCTTTATTGCCCGGCTTGCCTTTACGGACACCGCCTTTTTTCTTTTCGGGATGATATTCGGGCGCTTCGCCTAATTGGCTTGGCATAGGCTCCTTGCGTACTTCGTAGCCGAGGAATCGCTCTATGTAGCCGAATTTCGACTGCTCGCGCTCGCTGATGAATGTCACCGCCTTGCCCTCGGAGTTGGCGCGTGCCGTGCGACCCACGCGATGCACGTAGTCCTCGGCTTCGTGTGGTACATCGTAATTTACCACCATTGTGATTTCGTCGATGTCGATGCCTCGTGCCACGATGTCGGTGGCAACGAGTATGTCGATGCGCCCGGCGCGGAAGTCGAGCATTACCGATTCGCGGGCCTGCTGGTCGAGGTCGGAGTGCATTTCGCCGGTTTTCCAATGCGATTGGCGTAGGGCGCGTGACAGCTCCTTTACTTTCAGCTTTGATGAGGCAAACACGATTACGCGGCGTGAGTGACAGGTTTTGAAGAGATGCTTTAGAAGATCGGTCTTCTGGCCTTCGTAGCACACGAATGCCGATTGGTCGATTTTTTCAGTGGGCTTCGACACCGCAATTTTCACCTCGGCGGGATCGTTGAGTATTGTCGATGCAAGTTGCTGGATCTTGGGAGGCATTGTGGCCGAAAACATCAGCGTCTGACGGTCGGCGGGGAGTTGCTTTACAATCTGTAGGATGTCGTCGTAGAATCCCATGTCGAGCATTCGGTCGGCCTCGTCGAGCACGAAGCATGACACTCTCGACAGGTCGACATAGCCCATCTTCATGTGGGCGAGAAGTCGTCCCGGGGTTGCGATTACCACATCGGCTCCAAGCTTAAGGCTCTGCTGCTGACGGGCAAACTCCTTGCCGTCGGTGCCGCCGTGTATTGCCACGCTGCTTATCGAGAGGTAGTAGGAGAATCCTTCGAGTTGACGGTCGATCTGCTGTGCGAGCTCGTGGGTAGGCACCATGATTATGCAGTTTATGGCATCGTCGGGGAAGTCGCCTTCGGCCAATCGGTTTATTATAGGCAGCAGGTAGGCGGCGGTTTTTCCGGTTCCTGTCTGGGCAACGGCTATAAGGTCGCGTCCTTCAAGGACTACGCCTATGGCTTTTTCCTGGATTGGAGTACACTCCTCAAATTGCATTGCATCAAGCGCATCGAGCACGTCGTCGCTTAGGTCAAGCTCGTCAAATCTCATCGTTAATTGTGTCAACTTACATTATTTCTGCAAATTTACACATTTTTGGCGAGCTTATTGTAGTTATTTGATACATAGTGTCACCTGATTGCAATTTTCACGGGCGATATTCCGCGTCCGGTGAGTATGTATATGTCGGGCGACAATCCGTCAATCGACAGCGATGAAGCGTGACTTGCTCCCCTGACTTTGCGTCCCGAGAGGGTGTAGAGGTCGGCGCGTTCGAGTTGTCGGCTGAAAGTAAGCGTCGTTCCGTCGATGCGGTAGGAAAATTCCTCAGCTTCGACATCGTCTATTCCCAGCGGGTCGGGCTTTACCTTGAGGCGATATACGGCCATGCCGCCGTTGGCAACATAGATTACAAGATGCCCGTCGAGGCTTTCCCCTCCGTCGGGAATGAACTGCACTTCACAACCCTGCTTCATGTCCGATGAAAATCCCACCGGATTTATCTCCCACAGCGACTTGTGGCCCGAGAAATTGTCGGTAAACGACGGAGTTTCAACTATTCTCACCGCCGATGCTCCGCTCATCGGAATGCCGTAGGCGATAAGTGACGCTCCGTTGACATCGAGCATCGACATCCCCGACGAGAAGGAGTAGTCGCTAAGCGCGAGTTTCGGGTTGTTGCTCACCGAGCCTACTAAGGTGCATTGTCCGTTGGGGGTAAATCGGTAGAGAGTGGGGTAGAAGAAGTCGTGGTTACGCTGTTCGCGGTTGTTGTGCAGATAGAAGTAATCATTGTCGACAGGATAGACCTTGGCCAGCGCGCCCATAAACGATGACTTGTTGTTGAGCACGAGTGCCGCATCGCTTATCGTTGCTTTCTCCTCCAGCACTTTGCGTCCGTCGACGCTCCACCGGTATATGTCAAACTTCATTTCGTCCCATGTCATCAATGAAGTGATGCCGGGCGACATCCACATTTGGTACTGACGGTTCTTTATGCTCCCTTTCACCGAGAAGAACATCGCGCCTTTTACGTTGCCGTTGAGCGAAAATTTCAGCTGTTCGGAGGCATAGGCCACCTCGTCGTCTTCGCCGAGCAGATTGTCGATATCGACTGTGTAGAGGGCGTAGGCGGTCGATGCGGTGGTGAAGTATTTGGCCGATGTGAAGTAGACTGTGCCGTCATCATCCTCCCTTATCCAAGGCATTACATCATCGCCGGTGAAATCGGCGTCACCTTGAAGCTTTATTCTGAGGAATGGAAGTTCCTCACCTGTCGCGAGGTCGTAACGGTCGAGCCACAACAGGCTTTTGTCATGATCCCATGAGCTGACATTGAGCGATCCGCGACTTACATATATGACACCGTCACGCACCACAAATCCATGATTGAAGCAGTGTACCGATGTCATGCTGAGATGCTTGTCATGGCATTTGTAGAGTCCGTTACCTATATTCTGCGACCTTATCCACAGCGATTCGAGCGTCAGCTCACTCTTGTTTTCAAGTTTGGCTTTGGGGTATTTGACCGCATCCTTTACGGGGGTGTATTCATCAGGGTCGTTACCTTTGGTCACGTAGAACGAGTTGCCTTCGTCGTAGCATTCATCCCCGGCAATAACGCGCCAGTAGCAGAATCCGTTGGTGAGTTCCGAGAATTTGACGGTCCACACATAGGTTTTGCTCGACAGTACGCCGGCATCGCTTGAGTACATGATGCGGCTGAAGTCAGAGTGCGACGACAGTTCAAGAATCGGGGTGGACTGGGATGTGACATCCTTTATGGCGAATTTCACTTCATCGTCGCCAACAATCAACTGGCCGGTTATGGCCGAATGGCAGATAAAAGGCAGCAGCACACACAGCAATGTGACATTACGTAATTTTCCAAGCATATAATTTACGATTATTGATTTGAAATCGGACAAATATAACGAATATAATCGTACGCTTTCAAATAAATGATATGTTATACAACATAATGTGCGTAATATCAGCTTGATATTCAGAATTTATATCGGCATTGGAGCAGAAATTCTATGGGACGGAGTGTAAAGGAGTAACGATATGTGTCATACTCATTAAAGACGGTGTAGGCATACTCCCTCTCGTCGGTAAGGTTCTTGGCGGTCAATTCCAGTTCAAAGGCTCCGGCCATGTAACGCGCTCCACCGTCGATGTACATTGCCTGCCGATATTGCCCCTCGGTAAGTTTCACCCGGCTGTAATAGCAGCGGGTAAATAGTTCAAGGCTCCTAACAGGGAATACCGACAGGTCGAAAGTGCCGTTAAGGCCGTCGATTATGTTGTCATCTCCGTCACCTATGCGGCGGTTTGACAACGAGTAATGCACACCGAGCCCGAATGACACGATGTCGTTCAGTATGTTGCTCTTGGAGCTCAACGACACCTCATAGTGGTCGGTGCCTACGCGTGATAAATTGCCTTGCCGCTTCATGTCACGCCACATCAGGTTGACTATGCCACGAAGTGTGAAGGTTGTGTGCAGTCGCCGCACATTCTTGCTTATCTGTCCGTAAGCGTCACATACATCGATGTGATTGCGTGAAGCTTCGGGTGTGGTCACAGTTTCATCGGCACTTACATCGCTGGAGGAAATGCGGTGAGAGGTCGTGCGCCTGTAGCTCGCGCGTGCATTCCAGAAAAGTCCCTTGACTATGTTGCGGAAACTGAACGAGGTGGAGGCCGACAGGGTGGTGCGCACGTTGAGCGATCCGGTGCCGAGCACGGTGCTGTTGCGATAGGAGGTGAAGATGGGATTGACGATGAAATCGGTCAATGTGCCTACACGGCATTTGCGACCCAATGTCACGCCCCATCTCACGCCGTTGGAAAATCGGAAATTGAACGAAGAGCTTGCGCCTAAATACAACCGGTTGTGTCGGTAGCGGCTGTCGGCGATTAAGTCGGTATAGCGGATGTTGTGTAGCGACACGGGAATCTCGGTGCGCCACACCCAACGGCCTTTTTGCAGCTTGTAGTAGGGCGATAGGGTTGTGACAAGCGCGTAGCCCGAATTGTCATTGGCCGATGAGCTGTCGCCGTCACGTGCAAGACGCGTGACGATGCTGTTGTAGTCCGACTCAAACGCTATGTCGACACCCGTCATCGACTCGCTCGAAAACGCATAACCGAACGATGTGCTGTGACGCGTGGCAAACGCTTGTCCTGTAGCTGTTTGGTCGATTGTCGTAATGCCTTGCGGTGTCGTCACTTTCATTGCGTTAAGCGGAGTGGTTGAATAGACTATCTCGGAGTTCAGTTGCCACAGGTTGTCGCCGTGACGCACTGTGGTGTTGAATGTATTGGATAGCGTGACATCGTTGCTTCGCAGTGACTGGCCGAGCGTCGATGTACCCGACAAGCCGTAACGGTTGCGATTGAATGTGCCTTTAATGCTGAGTGACTCGGCGAAATAGTTGCCTGCCGAGTTGTTTTCAAGCCGCAGCGTCACGTTGCCGGTGTTGTTGTGCAGCATGGAGGTGCTGTGCTCGTCGACCGACAGATTTTCGTCATCGTCCACAAAGTAGGTCGTTACATTGGATGCGCTGAATCGGCTGTGGTCACGCTTGTAGTCGGCGTTGACCGTCAGCGTGAGGTCGGTGCGTAACTTTGTCAGCGCATTTACCGATGCGGCGGTCGATTGGTTGTCGTTGTAACGCGTCGATGGCAGGTCGGGAACTCCGAATGGAGTCGACGGGAAAATGCCGCTCGCTATTGTGGAGCGGTCAAACATGCCGACGGTGAGCACCTGCATTTCACCCGAATAGCTTGTGCCGAAGTTGTTGCCTTTTCCCGTCACGAGCGACTGATTGGAGGGTGAAATAAACATCGAATATAGCTCGCCCGACCACTTCACATCATCGCCGTAACCGGCTCCTGCGCTCACGTAGCCTATGGGCTTGAGCATGCGCTTCTTTTTCAGTGTGAGGTTGAGTGCTGCCTTCTCGGAAAATTCAATGCCCTTGAGTACTCGCTTGGGCTGATGATTCTCGTAGACATCAACCGACGATATGTCGTCGGCCGATATGTTCTTTGTAGCGAGAGCATAACGACCTGAAAGCATGTCGAGCCCCTCGATATAGAACTTGTTGATATTCTCGCCTTGATATGATATTGTGCCCGAAGCGTCGACCGACAATCCGGGCAGTCGCTTTATGACATCTTCTATCGTGCGGTCGGATGCGCTGCGAAATGCCGCAACGTTATATTTTAACGTGTCGCCCGACTCCCTTATGGGAACAACCTTCACCGTCACCTCCTTCAGCTCAAGCGGAGCCGAAACCATGACTACGCTTTTTAGTGAAGCCAATCGCTCAAGCGTCAACGACTGTTGCCGGTAGCCGATGAGAGCGAAGTCGACACGTTTCACCACTGCCCTTTCAGGAATATTCAGCGCATAACGACCCTGTGAATCGGAGGTCCCGAAAGCAATCGGACGACCTCCGCTGCTGTCGTAAGCCTTTATTACTACTCCAGGCAACGGTTCTCCGGCATCGTCGGTCACCAACCCAGTGAGCCGGTCCCGGCTTTGCATCACCTCCGGCACCAATAGACATAACAATATGACCCACAACAGCCTCGTCATGGTTAATCAAGTTCCATGGGGTTGAAAAATAACTTGCGTTTAGGCAGCTTCTTCTCCGAGCCGTCGGCGTTACGGGGAGCAAGATCTGAGCCGCTTATTGTTCCTGCCGGGTTGTTCATGTATTCGGCAAGACTGCGGTTATACTCTTTGCGCTCTATTGTGAACGGGTCCTTTACATCACGATAAATCGGTCGGTCGCTGTGGCGTACCGTTATCGCCGAAAATTTGTGGTCGCCGGTTGCGTCTTCTATCTTCAGTATCAGGCCGGGCAACCCGTTGAATTTCCACGGGCCATTGCTCAACGCTATGTCGTCGGTATACCATGCCGTCCATCGCCGTCCCCGGAAATCGCACACCGCTTCATGGCACACATAACCGCACACCGTGTCGACACCTTCAGCCATAACCCATTCAATCTCGGGAATCTCTTCATTATAGATGTAATTGTCTATGAACACGCGACCGTGAAACGTTATGTTGCGTTCGGCCAGATTAGTGAACATATACTCCTTTACAGCATTGGGCCCGCGCCAGCGTGCATACAATCTTCCGAAATCGTTGTTGGTTATCTTTGTTGAGTCAATTGTGCTTATCACTGAGTCCAACCGATAATTGCTGTAGCCGCCATACTTTATGATATTCTTTCCCACTTCCATTATTTCGTATATCGACCTGGGCTCGGAATAGGTGGGAGCTTTGATGATGTGCTGATACACAACATCGAGCGCACTGTGATCGATGACTTCCGATTTCCCCAATTTGGTGATGCGGTTGCCGGCCTCGCCATCATACTCAATGCGTCCGTCGGGATGAACTGTTACCCGGTTTTGACAATCGGCGGCAACGGCAAGACTCATAAATGCCATTAAAAGAAACAATACCTTTTCCATGCAAATAAACTATATTTTTAAGTTGATGTGCAAATAAAGCAACAATTGCTGATATATGCAAGGATTTACCCTAAAAACTTTAGTTGGTAGTTTTTTTGCTCCGGTTTCTACTTAATACAAAATTGGCCCTATAAAACATCGATTAATAGTGTTTTATCTACTTCTCTACTCCTTTTCTAAAGGATTATGAAACAGCCTGCGTTTAGGTAATTGTTTTTCTGTTCCATCAGCATTGCGTGGAGCGAGTTCAGTCCCTTGTATAGAGCCGCTCGGATTCATTTTGTACTCAGTCAGGCTTTTATTATATTCTTCCCTATTTGTTTCAAAACGATTGTTGCTCTGGGTCAATAATATAGGAAATTTTAAACCATTTATTGTTATTGCCTCAAATTCATGTTCTTCGGTTGAATCTACAAGTCGTAAGATAACACCCGGTAAGCCATTAAATTTCCACGGCCCGGCATTGATGGGTATGTCCTCGGAATACCACGCAGTCCAGTCCCTTCCACGAAAACGACCCATGGCCTTATGGCATAAAAAGCCACAAACAGTATCAGATTCAGATGTCAATGTCCAATCAATTTTGGGAAGATTTTCCGTATAAATATAGTAATCAATAAAAACTTTCCCATAAAAATTGATATCATTACTTTTCACATCTCTAATCAAGAACTCTGATTTAGGAAGAAAACGATTGTATATTTCACCATGTTCCATGAATGTAATAGAAGTTGAATCAACACTTAACATTACAGAATCAACACGAAAACGATTGTAATCATCATATTTAATATATTTATCGCCAATCTGCATGATTTCATATTCTTCCCGCTCTGTTGATAATACTGGATCCACAATGGAATGTGAATATATGATGTTCATTTTGCTTATGTCAATACGCTCTGATTTCGGGAATCTCAGCTGAGCATTAAGCATTACAACAAAAAATAAACATATAACAATATTAAGAAACCTAATCATACTATATAAAATTATTGTTCGTAATCAATTCAGCCAGGATTTTTCAATCCCGACTGAATTTTCATTGTTTATTCTAATTAAAAACGGAACTCCATTGGAGTATCAGACTTGAACTTCACAGGACCAGGAACTCCACATTCAATTTCATTTAATTCGAGCAAATAATTCCAAAATTCATTTGGATTATCGACAAAATAACTTTGATTGACTGTATATCCTTGTTTCCCACAAGTAGTCGTATATTCAATAGTTGCAAACGCTGATAAGCATATTGTTATAAACCCAAGTGACATTAAAAATTTTTTCATATTTACAGATGTTAAATTATTGTTAAATTATCGAATATCGCATCGAAATCGCGCTTAATGGCCAATAAGATTTTTATTTATATCAAAAATATTTCAAAAACAAAATTCACCTATATAGCTTATATCATCAATAGACAAATACAAGTAGTAGCATTGATTGGATTCAAGTGCCGTGAGATTGAATGTCACAATCATCTCATCGCCTTGGTAAGTATTGTTGGCGACCGGATTTTGACAATCATCGTACACTTCAATCGATACCTCCTCAGCTTCTCCGAGCAGATAGATTGTTAACTTGTTTCCTTCAATTGTAACTTGAGGCAATCGCGCAGGCGATCGCTTACCTTTCCAAATTGTGGATTCATCATTTTCGCTAGTTCTTATTTTTACTTCATCAGCATAACATGAAAATCCAATAGTCAAAAACAGTAGTAGCAATAACTTTTTTATAATAGTTGAAATTTTGTTATCGCAAAGAGAGTAAAATAAATTTGTTAATCCAAATTTTTCATTGCGCAAATATTTTACAAGGGAATTTTGTTAAAGACCACATTTTACAAAAATTTTACAGCAGGAATTAATTAGCTTATAATAAGCGAATAA contains:
- a CDS encoding TonB-dependent receptor — protein: MVTDDAGEPLPGVVIKAYDSSGGRPIAFGTSDSQGRYALNIPERAVVKRVDFALIGYRQQSLTLERLASLKSVVMVSAPLELKEVTVKVVPIRESGDTLKYNVAAFRSASDRTIEDVIKRLPGLSVDASGTISYQGENINKFYIEGLDMLSGRYALATKNISADDISSVDVYENHQPKRVLKGIEFSEKAALNLTLKKKRMLKPIGYVSAGAGYGDDVKWSGELYSMFISPSNQSLVTGKGNNFGTSYSGEMQVLTVGMFDRSTIASGIFPSTPFGVPDLPSTRYNDNQSTAASVNALTKLRTDLTLTVNADYKRDHSRFSASNVTTYFVDDDENLSVDEHSTSMLHNNTGNVTLRLENNSAGNYFAESLSIKGTFNRNRYGLSGTSTLGQSLRSNDVTLSNTFNTTVRHGDNLWQLNSEIVYSTTPLNAMKVTTPQGITTIDQTATGQAFATRHSTSFGYAFSSESMTGVDIAFESDYNSIVTRLARDGDSSSANDNSGYALVTTLSPYYKLQKGRWVWRTEIPVSLHNIRYTDLIADSRYRHNRLYLGASSSFNFRFSNGVRWGVTLGRKCRVGTLTDFIVNPIFTSYRNSTVLGTGSLNVRTTLSASTSFSFRNIVKGLFWNARASYRRTTSHRISSSDVSADETVTTPEASRNHIDVCDAYGQISKNVRRLHTTFTLRGIVNLMWRDMKRQGNLSRVGTDHYEVSLSSKSNILNDIVSFGLGVHYSLSNRRIGDGDDNIIDGLNGTFDLSVFPVRSLELFTRCYYSRVKLTEGQYRQAMYIDGGARYMAGAFELELTAKNLTDEREYAYTVFNEYDTYRYSFTLRPIEFLLQCRYKF
- a CDS encoding DUF3244 domain-containing protein, with protein sequence MRNEKFGLTNLFYSLCDNKISTIIKKLLLLLFLTIGFSCYADEVKIRTSENDESTIWKGKRSPARLPQVTIEGNKLTIYLLGEAEEVSIEVYDDCQNPVANNTYQGDEMIVTFNLTALESNQCYYLYLSIDDISYIGEFCF
- a CDS encoding RNA polymerase sigma factor, yielding MRDNESHIIDEILNGRTFRYEYFVGTYSRQVFATIVRIIDKPEDAEELTQDVFMKAFENLSSFNGKSTFATWLYRIAYNTAISAARRSVPVESLIDDRQLTLISDNAVDEALDDDSEEQIEKLNDAIARLSADERALVNMFYMEEQSVSDIAYITGLSVPNAKTKLHRVRKKLYLLMTETKKL
- a CDS encoding GLPGLI family protein, whose amino-acid sequence is MIRFLNIVICLFFVVMLNAQLRFPKSERIDISKMNIIYSHSIVDPVLSTEREEYEIMQIGDKYIKYDDYNRFRVDSVMLSVDSTSITFMEHGEIYNRFLPKSEFLIRDVKSNDINFYGKVFIDYYIYTENLPKIDWTLTSESDTVCGFLCHKAMGRFRGRDWTAWYSEDIPINAGPWKFNGLPGVILRLVDSTEEHEFEAITINGLKFPILLTQSNNRFETNREEYNKSLTEYKMNPSGSIQGTELAPRNADGTEKQLPKRRLFHNPLEKE
- a CDS encoding GLPGLI family protein, whose protein sequence is MEKVLFLLMAFMSLAVAADCQNRVTVHPDGRIEYDGEAGNRITKLGKSEVIDHSALDVVYQHIIKAPTYSEPRSIYEIMEVGKNIIKYGGYSNYRLDSVISTIDSTKITNNDFGRLYARWRGPNAVKEYMFTNLAERNITFHGRVFIDNYIYNEEIPEIEWVMAEGVDTVCGYVCHEAVCDFRGRRWTAWYTDDIALSNGPWKFNGLPGLILKIEDATGDHKFSAITVRHSDRPIYRDVKDPFTIERKEYNRSLAEYMNNPAGTISGSDLAPRNADGSEKKLPKRKLFFNPMELD
- a CDS encoding DEAD/DEAH box helicase, whose translation is MRFDELDLSDDVLDALDAMQFEECTPIQEKAIGVVLEGRDLIAVAQTGTGKTAAYLLPIINRLAEGDFPDDAINCIIMVPTHELAQQIDRQLEGFSYYLSISSVAIHGGTDGKEFARQQQSLKLGADVVIATPGRLLAHMKMGYVDLSRVSCFVLDEADRMLDMGFYDDILQIVKQLPADRQTLMFSATMPPKIQQLASTILNDPAEVKIAVSKPTEKIDQSAFVCYEGQKTDLLKHLFKTCHSRRVIVFASSKLKVKELSRALRQSHWKTGEMHSDLDQQARESVMLDFRAGRIDILVATDIVARGIDIDEITMVVNYDVPHEAEDYVHRVGRTARANSEGKAVTFISEREQSKFGYIERFLGYEVRKEPMPSQLGEAPEYHPEKKKGGVRKGKPGNKGKSRSGHSRDRKPRQPQNNRPTENNHPKSDSQPQNPVKPAATDKSAEAAATQPKPKKRRYYHRRRGPKNPE